The following proteins come from a genomic window of Malus domestica chromosome 02, GDT2T_hap1:
- the LOC103418480 gene encoding uncharacterized protein isoform X1, translating to MAAAQESSDAEMKRVVVIGGGVGGSVVAHSLQFCADVVLVDQKEYFEIPWGSLRAMVEPSFAKRSIINHCDYLPNVRIVASTAANITDREVLTTDGRLLVYDYLVIATGHKDSVPKTRVARLSQYQAEFEKINSAESILIVGGGPTGVELAGEIAIDFPEKKVTLVHRGSRLLEFIGLKASQKALDWLISKNVEVVLNESVNLNNVSDGFIQTSSGEVIAADCHFVCTAKPMGSSWLRESILQNDLDMQGRLMVDRNMRVRGHKNIFAVGDITDVKEIKQGYLAQRHAEVTAENLKLLLSGRNESKMATYKPGLEMALVSLGRKEGIAQFPLVTISGCIPGMIKSGDLFVGKTRKRLGLKP from the exons GTCGGCGGCTCCGTCGTAGCCCATTCTCTCCAGTTCTGCGCTGATGTTGTCCTTGTTGATCA GAAGGAGTATTTTGAGATCCCATGGGGAAGCTTGAGGGCAATGGTGGAGCCATCATTTGCCAAAAGATCCATCATTAATCACTGCGATTACCTTCCAAATGTGCGGATTGTTGCATCTACTGCAGCTAACATCACAGACCGTGAAGTATTGACTACAGATGGCCGTTTGCTTGTATATGATTACCTTGTTATTGCCACTGGTCACAAGGACTCTGTTCCAAAAACCAGAGTTGCGAGGCTCAGTCAGTACCAGGCAG AGTTCGAAAAGATCAATTCTGCTGAATCAATCCTGATTGTTGGAGGGGGCCCTACTGGTGTTGAACTTGCTGGTGAAATTGCCATTGATTTTCCAGAAAAGAAGGTGACACTTGTGCACAGGGGGTCAAGGCTACTAGAATTCATTGGCTTGAAGGCTTCCCAAAAGGCACTTGATTGGTTAATATCAAAAAATGTTGAAGTTGTTTTGAATGAGTCCGTTAATTTGAACAATGTATCTGATGGTTTTATTCAAACATCTTCTGGAGAAGTTATCGCAGCTGATTGCCACTTTGTGTGCACGGCTAAACCAATGGGTTCGTCATGGCTTAGGGAGAGTATTTTACAGAATGACTTGGATATGCAAGGAAGATTGATGGTTGATAGAAACATGAGGGTTCGTGGTCATAAAAATATCTTTGCAGTAGGAGATATAACCGATGTTAAG GAGATCAAACAAGGATATTTAGCACAAAGACATGCTGAAGTGACTGCCGAGAACCTGAAGCTATTGTTGAGCGGACGAAATGAAAGCAAGATGGCTACATATAAGCCTGGTTTAGAAATGGCACTTGTTTCACTTGGGAGGAAAGAGGGAATTGCTCAGTTCCCATTAGTGACAATTAGTGGTTGCATCCCAGGCATGATCAAATCCGGGGACTTATTTGTAGGAAAGACAAGGAAACGTCTTGGGCTGAAACCTTGA
- the LOC103408779 gene encoding dnaJ protein homolog → MFGRAPKKSDNSKYYEILGVSKTASQDDLKKAYRKAAIKNHPDKGGDPEKFKELAQAYEVLSDPEKREIYDQYGEDALKEGMGGGGGGHDPFDIFQSFFGGNPFGGGGSSRGRRQRRGEDVIHPLKVSLEDLYNGTSKKLSLARNKICSKCKGKGSKSGASMKCPGCQGSGMKVSIRHLGPSMIQQMQHPCAECKGTGETINDKDRCTQCKGEKVVQEKKVLEVIVEKGMQNGQKITFPGEADEAPDTITGDIVFVLQQKEHPKFKRKGDDLFFEHTLSLVESLCGFQFVLTHLDGRQLLIKSQPGEVVKPDQFKAINDEGMPMYQRPFMKGKLYIHFTVEFPDSLNPEQCKALEAVLPPKTSAQLTDMELDECEETTLHDVNIEEEMRRKQAHAHEAYDDDEDMHGGAQRVQCAQQ, encoded by the exons ATGTTTGGGAGAGCTCCAAAGAAAAGCGATAACAGCAAGTATTATGAGATCCTTGGAGTTTCAAAGACCGCTTCGCAGGACGATCTAAAGAAGGCTTATAGAAAAGCCGCCATCAAGAACCACCCTGATAAGGGCGGCGATCCTGAGAAG TTTAAAGAGTTGGCCCAAGCATATGAGGTTCTGAGTGATCCAGAGAAACGTGAGATATACGATCAATATGGCGAGGATGCCCTCAAGGAAGGAATgggtggtggaggtggtggcCATGACCCATTTGATATTTTCCAATCCTTCTTTGGTGGAAACCCATTCGGTG GTGGTGGAAGCAGCAGAGGCCGAAGGCAGAGAAGGGGAGAGGATGTGATCCATCCCCTTAAGGTTTCTTTGGAAGATCTCTACAATGGAACGTCCAAAAAGCTTTCTCTTGCGCGCAACAAAATCTGCTCCAAGTGCAAGGG TAAAGGGTCGAAGTCAGGTGCTTCAATGAAATGTCCTGGCTGCCAAGGTTCTGGAATGAAAGTCTCTATTAGACATCTCGGCCCCTCGATGATCCAGCAAATGCAACATCCTTGCGCTGAGTGCAAGGGTACTGGTGAGACCATTAATGACAAGGATCGCTGCACACAATGTAAGGGTGAGAAGGTTGTTCAGGAAAAGAAAGTCTTAGAAGTAATTGTGGAGAAGGGCATGCAAAATGGGCAGAAGATTACTTTCCCTGGTGAAGCTGATGAAGCG CCAGACACCATCACAGGCGATATTGTCTTTGTCCTACAACAAAAGGAGCACCCTAAATTTAAGAGGAAGGGTGATGATCTCTTCTTTGAACATACCTTGTCACTTGTGGAATCACTCTGCGGCTTCCAATTTGTATTGACACATTTAGATGGAAGACAGCTCCTCATTAAATCCCAACCTGGAGAAGTTGTAAAGCCTG ATCAATTCAAGGCTATAAATGATGAGGGCATGCCAATGTACCAGAGGCCATTCATGAAAGGTAAGTTATATATTCACTTCACAGTGGAGTTCCCCGACTCACTGAATCCAGAACAGTGCAAGGCTCTGGAGGCTGTCCTCCCCCCCAAGACTTCGGCTCAGCTGACCGACATGGAGTTGGATGAATGTGAGGAGACTACGCTGCATGATGTTAACATAGAGGAGGAAATGCGCCGAAAGCAAGCACATGCACACGAGGCATATGACGATGATGAGGACATGCATGGTGGTGCCCAGAGGGTTCAGTGTGCTCAGCAGTGA
- the LOC103418480 gene encoding uncharacterized protein isoform X2: MVEPSFAKRSIINHCDYLPNVRIVASTAANITDREVLTTDGRLLVYDYLVIATGHKDSVPKTRVARLSQYQAEFEKINSAESILIVGGGPTGVELAGEIAIDFPEKKVTLVHRGSRLLEFIGLKASQKALDWLISKNVEVVLNESVNLNNVSDGFIQTSSGEVIAADCHFVCTAKPMGSSWLRESILQNDLDMQGRLMVDRNMRVRGHKNIFAVGDITDVKEIKQGYLAQRHAEVTAENLKLLLSGRNESKMATYKPGLEMALVSLGRKEGIAQFPLVTISGCIPGMIKSGDLFVGKTRKRLGLKP; encoded by the exons ATGGTGGAGCCATCATTTGCCAAAAGATCCATCATTAATCACTGCGATTACCTTCCAAATGTGCGGATTGTTGCATCTACTGCAGCTAACATCACAGACCGTGAAGTATTGACTACAGATGGCCGTTTGCTTGTATATGATTACCTTGTTATTGCCACTGGTCACAAGGACTCTGTTCCAAAAACCAGAGTTGCGAGGCTCAGTCAGTACCAGGCAG AGTTCGAAAAGATCAATTCTGCTGAATCAATCCTGATTGTTGGAGGGGGCCCTACTGGTGTTGAACTTGCTGGTGAAATTGCCATTGATTTTCCAGAAAAGAAGGTGACACTTGTGCACAGGGGGTCAAGGCTACTAGAATTCATTGGCTTGAAGGCTTCCCAAAAGGCACTTGATTGGTTAATATCAAAAAATGTTGAAGTTGTTTTGAATGAGTCCGTTAATTTGAACAATGTATCTGATGGTTTTATTCAAACATCTTCTGGAGAAGTTATCGCAGCTGATTGCCACTTTGTGTGCACGGCTAAACCAATGGGTTCGTCATGGCTTAGGGAGAGTATTTTACAGAATGACTTGGATATGCAAGGAAGATTGATGGTTGATAGAAACATGAGGGTTCGTGGTCATAAAAATATCTTTGCAGTAGGAGATATAACCGATGTTAAG GAGATCAAACAAGGATATTTAGCACAAAGACATGCTGAAGTGACTGCCGAGAACCTGAAGCTATTGTTGAGCGGACGAAATGAAAGCAAGATGGCTACATATAAGCCTGGTTTAGAAATGGCACTTGTTTCACTTGGGAGGAAAGAGGGAATTGCTCAGTTCCCATTAGTGACAATTAGTGGTTGCATCCCAGGCATGATCAAATCCGGGGACTTATTTGTAGGAAAGACAAGGAAACGTCTTGGGCTGAAACCTTGA